ATTACGAATTAGGAATTAGGAATTACGGATAAAGGTGGCGTTAATGGAAATTCCCATAGATGATTTATGGAATCGTGTATTAGAGCGGTTACAGTTAGAGTTAGCTCCGCCTACCTTTGAAACTTGGATTAAAACAGCTTATGCACAGCAGCTAGAAAATAACTGTTTGGTAATATATGCTCCTAATCCTTTTGCTCGCAATTGGCTTCAGAAGTATTACATTAATACTATTGCTAATGTAGTCCACGATATTGTGGGTTATCCAATAGAGATTTATATTACTGTAGTTGAGGATAAGGGAGTTTCTCATGTGGATAAACCGGAAGTGGAGGGGAAATTACCAGCAATAAATCATATTTTGGCAAATGCTCCCATAAATTCGCAAAAGACTTCAGATTTAAATTCTAAATATGTTTTTTCTCGTTTCGTTGTCGGAGCTAATAATCGCATGGCTCATGCGGCTTCTCTAGCCGTGGCAGAATATCCGGGTAGGGAATTTAATCCGTTATTTTTATGTGGTGGTGTGGGTTTGGGGAAAACTCACTTAATGCAAGCTATTGGTAATTATCGCTGGGAAATCTGTCCTCATTCTAAGATATTTTATGTGTCTACGGAGCAGTTTACAAATGATTTGATTACTGCAATTCGTCAAGATAGTATGCAGAGTTTCCGCGAACATTATCGGGCTGCTGATATGCTGCTAGTTGATGATATTCAGTTTTTGGAGGGGAAGGAATATACTCAAGAGGAATTTTTTCATACTTTTAATACTTTACATGAGGCGGGTAAGCAAGTTGTAATTGCTTCAGACCGTCCTCCTAATCAAATTCCCAGTTTACAAGAACGGTTGTGTTCACGGTTTTCTATGGGGCTAATTGCTGATGTGCAAATGCCTGATTTAGAGACGAGAATGGCAATTCTGCAAAAAAAAGCTGAGTATGAAAATATTCGTTTACCACGAGAGGTGGTTGAATACATCGCTTCTAATTGTACTTCTAATATCCGTGAGTTGGAGGGGGCGTTAATTCGAGCTTTGGCTTATATTTCTATTTGGGGTTTACCTATGACTGTGGAAAATCTGTCACCGATTTTAGGCACTCCTAGTCAGAAAATAGAAACTACTCCTGAGATAATTTTAAATATAGTTGCAGATGCTTTGAATGTTTCTATTGAGGATTTGAAGGGTAATTCCCGTCGTCGAGAAATAAGTTGGGCTAGGCAAATAGGAATGTATTTAATGCGACAACTTACGAATTTGAGTTTACCCAAGATAGGGGAGGAGTTTGGGGGTAAAGATCATACGACGGTGATGTATAGTTGTGAGAAAATTACCCAGTTAAAGGAGAGTGATCAGAGTTTAATTCAAACTTTACACCAATTGAGCGATCGCATCCAAATGGCTACTACCAAAAATAGAATTAATATCGTTGATGTTTTCCACAACCCAAAAAACTAACTTATCCCATTAAAATCTGCACTATTAAGTCCGAATTTTAAGAAAAATATAATAAATGATTAATTTTTATTTAAAATTGCGGTCAAAATCCAATTTTTTGCCGCAAAGCTGTGGAAAACTTTAATTTATTATTTATCAGTTTCATGAAGTATGATGATTTTGGGAAAATTCAGGATAGTTTTTCCACAGTTTTTCCACAGGTAACTATCCAGATTATTTGTTTTTTTATATCATGAGTATTGACAAATGGATGAATTTATGAGTGCTGCAATTTTCCAGGCTAAACAAGGTAGACAAGAAGGGGGAATTCCCATTGGCTCTGTTTTGGTTAAGGATGGTAAAATTGTCGGACAGGGACACAATAAGCGCGTCCAAGATGGTGATCCTGTAACTCATGCGGAGATTGATTGTCTCCGTAATGCGAGCAGAATTGGTAACTACAGAGGTACAATCTTCTACTCTACGTTAATGCCTTGTTATTTGTGTGCCGGTGCTGTGGTGCAGTTTGGGATTAAAAAAGTTATTGCTGGAGAATCAAAAACTTTTCCTGGCGCTAGAGAGTTTATGGTATCTCACGGTGTGGAAGTCATAGATCTAAATTTAGATGAATGTGAACAAATGATGAGTGAATTTATTACAACTAACCCGGAACTTTGGGATGAAGATATTGGGAGATAGGAGGTAGGGGCGCAGGGTCTGCGCCCATTCAGGAGTATGGCTAACGCCACGCTGCGCTATCAGGAGTTCAGGAGGAAGAAGAAATGAATGAAAATTGACACTCTCAGGGAGCCAAGCCACTGAGCTTTACGCTTACCGGATATTCCTGTAAAATTGTCCAAAAACCTATTACCCATTACCCATTACCCATTACCCATTTATATTGACCCCACAATTAAAATTGAGAAATTAGTGTCAATTTTCTCCAGTTGCGTTATGATGGCGATCGCAAGCCTAAAAACCTTGTTGGCTGGATATTGCCACGACTGTTCAGCATAAATAGCGTCTAGTAGTGGTAATTACCGTACAAAACCGAATTCCCAAGCAGCTTACTCTTGTTATTTATGGTATAGTGGAAAAGTTAGAACTAGCTTTACCAAACTATAATTGCTCTACGCGCAGGTAATAATTGCAAGCGGAAGGCTGTTTTGATCAAGAATTTACACACAAAAATCTGAAATACACCGAGTTTATGATTCAGCAAGTAATTCACCCAATGGTGAAATTGCAGCGCAACGTGCAATCACTCGTAGAATCCAATATTATCAAACCCAATGATAGGATTTGGAAGATTGCCTTACTCTATGGCGATGATTGGCAACATTGGAAACAGGAGTTGCTGGACTTTGGATTTAGCACCCAAGATCCAATTGGCGATTTATTAGCGGTAGAAAAGTGGGACGACGATTAAACATCTAAATTAGATTGGCTATATCTAGGATAGATTTGACGTAGATACACCTACCTCCAGCAATGATAGAACTTTGTCCTTGTTTTTATGGTGGGTGCAATTTCTTCGTCACCCGATTTTGGATTGACGATTTTGGACTTCGACTTCGCTCAGTCGAACGATTTTGGATTGACTCCACCCTCAAGTGTAGGGCTGGAAAATTTTGGATTTAGAATTGACGTTAGCGAAGCGTATGCAGCGCAGCGAGTATTTTTCCATCAGTAGAGGACGGAGACTGATACCAAATTTTTTAATCTAAAATCTAAAATCTAAAATCTAAAATCTAAAATTCCCCGTCCAAACACATACTCAAGCATTTTTATTAAGGTAGGTAAATTATGGTTCAAACCTTACCTAAAACCCAGTTAGTAACCTTTGAAGAGTTTATTAAATGGAAACCAGAAGGCGGATTTTATGAACTGCATGATGGGGAAATTATTGAGATGAATCCACCATTAGGAAAACACGAAAGCAGAACCGGGGTTTTAACTATAGAATTGGCTATAGAGTGCCGCCGCTTAAATCTTCCCTATTTTATTCCCAAACAGGCATTAGTTAAACCACCAACAACGGAATCAGCCTATTGTCCAGATGTTTTGTTGATAAATTCCACAAATCTAGTCAATGAACCGCTTTGGGAAAAAAAAGCAACAGTAACTCAAGGTGATTCTGTGCCATTAATCATCGAAGTGGTGAGTAGCAATTGGCGAGTTGATTACTATAGAAAATATAGTGATTATGAAGAAATGGGAATTAAAGAATATTGGATTGTTGATTATCAACCCTTTGGTGCTGGTAAATTCGTGGGTGAACCAAAACAACCTACCATATCAATTTGTTCTCTAATTGGTGATGAGTATGAAATTAACCATTTTAGAGACAATGAGCAAATAATTTCCCGCACTTTTCCCGAATTGAACCTAACCGCTAACCAGATTTTGCTAACTGCTGATTGATATTAATGCCTGAGCCAACTCCTTTGCAGTATGATAGCGATCGCGTGGTAAAGGTTCTGTCACACAATCAATTACCTGTCTTAATTTATCACTAATTGTTGGTATCCCTTTAACCTCAAAGCGAAAATTACGCCCCCTTTGCCGATAAAATTTTAAAGGATTTTCCCCAGTTAATAAAAAAATTAACGTCGGACCAATAGCATACAAATCAGATTGGGTAAGCGGTTGTCCCCGTTCCTGTTCAGGAGCGCAAAAACCCTCAGCCCCGATTCTTGTCCCTGGTTTTGTGCCAATTTCCTTAACAGCACCAAAATCCAATACAACAATACTATTATTACCACTTCGCACCATCAAATTAGCCGGCTTAATATCCCGGTGAATTAATGGTGTATGTTGGTGATGCAGATAATCTAGAATATCACAAGTTTGGATCATCCAAGCGATCGCTTGCTTCGGAGTTACAGGTCCAGTTAAGCGAATCCGTTTGTCTAAATCTTGTCCATGAATTAACTCCATAGCCAAGTATTTTTTACCATCTTCCACAAAGAAATCATAATACTTGGGAACTCCCCCATGATTAAGATGCTTGAGAATACTAGCCTCTCGGATGAATAACTCTTGAGCTTTGGGAATTTTCACCATATCAGCATTCATCTGCTTAATTACCAGTAATTGTGGTACACCAGTAATTTCACCAACACCATCCCAAGCTAAATAGGTAGTACCCATACCACCCTTTCCCAAAGTGCGTAATACCTGATAATGACGAATAGTCTTTTGCACCAAAATTGGTTGACCACAGTGAACACAAAACACATTTTGAGGACGATTCCCTTCGTGAGTACAACCAGCACTGGAATATTCTGGAATTATCTTTTGATTAATTTCTCCATTTCCTGAACCTGAAGCTCGGATAAGTAGAGGAGATAATTCCTGAACTTGTACCTTGAGTACAGGACCACCCTGAGCTAATTGCAGCAAAGAATTATCA
The DNA window shown above is from Anabaena sp. WA102 and carries:
- a CDS encoding DUF4327 family protein, whose product is MIQQVIHPMVKLQRNVQSLVESNIIKPNDRIWKIALLYGDDWQHWKQELLDFGFSTQDPIGDLLAVEKWDDD
- a CDS encoding Uma2 family endonuclease — encoded protein: MVQTLPKTQLVTFEEFIKWKPEGGFYELHDGEIIEMNPPLGKHESRTGVLTIELAIECRRLNLPYFIPKQALVKPPTTESAYCPDVLLINSTNLVNEPLWEKKATVTQGDSVPLIIEVVSSNWRVDYYRKYSDYEEMGIKEYWIVDYQPFGAGKFVGEPKQPTISICSLIGDEYEINHFRDNEQIISRTFPELNLTANQILLTAD
- a CDS encoding protein kinase domain-containing protein, which produces MITLTLLEKSTKTPLKQWCFEGSTVVRIGRAVDNHVVLADNLVSRYHLELKLVTNAGGDDWELISHGTNGTFLNGFLVTKSIVADNSLLQLAQGGPVLKVQVQELSPLLIRASGSGNGEINQKIIPEYSSAGCTHEGNRPQNVFCVHCGQPILVQKTIRHYQVLRTLGKGGMGTTYLAWDGVGEITGVPQLLVIKQMNADMVKIPKAQELFIREASILKHLNHGGVPKYYDFFVEDGKKYLAMELIHGQDLDKRIRLTGPVTPKQAIAWMIQTCDILDYLHHQHTPLIHRDIKPANLMVRSGNNSIVVLDFGAVKEIGTKPGTRIGAEGFCAPEQERGQPLTQSDLYAIGPTLIFLLTGENPLKFYRQRGRNFRFEVKGIPTISDKLRQVIDCVTEPLPRDRYHTAKELAQALISISS
- a CDS encoding nucleoside deaminase, which gives rise to MDEFMSAAIFQAKQGRQEGGIPIGSVLVKDGKIVGQGHNKRVQDGDPVTHAEIDCLRNASRIGNYRGTIFYSTLMPCYLCAGAVVQFGIKKVIAGESKTFPGAREFMVSHGVEVIDLNLDECEQMMSEFITTNPELWDEDIGR
- the dnaA gene encoding chromosomal replication initiator protein DnaA, with amino-acid sequence MEIPIDDLWNRVLERLQLELAPPTFETWIKTAYAQQLENNCLVIYAPNPFARNWLQKYYINTIANVVHDIVGYPIEIYITVVEDKGVSHVDKPEVEGKLPAINHILANAPINSQKTSDLNSKYVFSRFVVGANNRMAHAASLAVAEYPGREFNPLFLCGGVGLGKTHLMQAIGNYRWEICPHSKIFYVSTEQFTNDLITAIRQDSMQSFREHYRAADMLLVDDIQFLEGKEYTQEEFFHTFNTLHEAGKQVVIASDRPPNQIPSLQERLCSRFSMGLIADVQMPDLETRMAILQKKAEYENIRLPREVVEYIASNCTSNIRELEGALIRALAYISIWGLPMTVENLSPILGTPSQKIETTPEIILNIVADALNVSIEDLKGNSRRREISWARQIGMYLMRQLTNLSLPKIGEEFGGKDHTTVMYSCEKITQLKESDQSLIQTLHQLSDRIQMATTKNRINIVDVFHNPKN